Within the Ciona intestinalis unplaced genomic scaffold, KH HT000068.2, whole genome shotgun sequence genome, the region GGATAAAATGCGTGACCGTCACACTCTACAAACaatacaatgttaaaaacgaacaaaatttaattgtatAGGTAACTATGAAAATTCTTAAAATCTCGAGGAGTTTGTCATGATGGTTGAACCCAAGTTCCACCATAACAGAGTTTAATGTGGCTGGTGATGTGTATAGATTATGATGGGATTTGTTGATTGTGTTGGTTGGGGTTATGTAGCTTTGATTGGCCATTTCTGTAGAAGTAAAGTTGATTAGCTCAAGGTTTTGGCCCACAAACTGAAAGTACCTTTATGCTACAAGCAGTACCGTAACATTTTCCCATTGttactacatttttttattgagttttttagtttgaattatcttgcccaaaaacacacACCTCAACAATGGTGACAGCAGCCAGCATTTAACACATAACCTCTGCTTGAACGTAGGCGCTCTAGTCTAAACAGTATTTATACAGCTTTGTGACATACTGTGCGCGTCACCGAAATAGTTTGTCGCTCGCGGTTTTAATTTCCTTCTGCCTCTCATCGGCTTGTCGCAAACTCGCATAAAAACCACGAAACGGAAGTGACGACAAATGTTTCTTTACGCTTGAATGCTTCTGTCGGACGTCATTGCTTATGAGCATAAATGAAATAGTCTGATGCGCAATGTCCAGATCAAGAGATACGAAATgcgtaacaaaaaaatagtatcCTGCTGTATGagatatttaaatttagctCAAATTTGCCTTTTTTGTACTTCTTTTGtagactgatgatgccatttagCCCGAATATATCTCTTACATAATACAATTTGtgagacttgatttttgtcggTCCGAATTTCATAGCACATGATCCGCACTCTTATTtcgttacgagaatcgtccaacttcgTGAGCACTTATAGATCAGGGCaagattcgcggaatttatcacagttacaatgtatatatcatatattctTAGAAGCGTCGACATATTTAgcataaactttaaaaacatctGCCAAAGCACGTTAACCGTGTTTAACGCTCGACTACGGATGTATAGGATGTCTATGGCGCAATATTGCTCAGGTGCCTGACGTccggaaacaaaaaaatatttcccacattttattttttttttaaatttcccatttttttttcaatttataaattgtgCTTTGGAGAGAATTACCTTTCGTTGTTGTTTCATACTTTTATGGGACTTCCGTTGTTTTTCATTGATCGGTTTTTGCCAAATTAGTTTATCGAAGTTTTCTGAaaacaataaagttaaaactacAGAGTAAGCGTCCCAAAcactgtgttttttaaaggttGTTTGCgacatataacaaaataaagcaTGTGATACAAATTTTGtcactaaatattaaaatattgaacaaaaattGATTTGCCTTTATACAAAAAGtgagacacatttagcacatatattcaagtatcctgatcgtatttaaccaattaataacggtatatggcagtcgtgaggctacggctttaattttctttgtttactatcaaatgtgatgagaaaatataataaaaagttgtcccatcttccccaccctaatatacatTAACATACAGTATTATCATCCTAAATTTTAACCAGAATTTACCAATAATCCTTTAAAACAGGTTAAACTACATCACCTACCATAAGATGTGTCACGCCCACTTCTACAACGGGCCACGCCCCCTGAAAGTTTGGTGGACAGTTGTCTAATATAACGAGAAGCAAGCATAAGGATCTCTAGTTTGGAAAGCTTAGTATCTGGTGGGATGTATGGCAGGGCGCGCTGTAGATCATTGTAAGCTGTTCTTAACGTCTTTATTCGATCCCTATATGGAGATAAATAATCTTGTAGCGACAGAATTTGGGTATTTGAAACtttgaagttatttttttgtgtgttcaTAGTATATCACTTGTTTACCTTATCCGTATAAATATAGTCTCAAGCACTCTTGTTCAAGATACATACTTTATCAAAGTTACATGTAcgtagtaactcataagtgggcatggggtgtatgaaactgaacacccatgttataacaattgccGTTGCCCTgccgcgcgaggataaacacaAATATGCATTTATTCTCTACGCAGTTTATTCTTAgtacacttcagtatactatggtttattggaatattcattttttgacGCTCGACATTCTGCATAAGGACTTATACATTCATTCTCTATACACAGTTTATcactatatttatttcttcagcTCTGCATGAGAACTCACCTCTCTCGAGCAGCATTCCCAACCGCGCTCCTTCGTCTTCGTTTCTTCGATCTTGTTTGACTGCTGCTCCGTTTCGTCATGACCCCATCTACGTTATATGAATCTAAACCCACAACTCTCTATGGTAAGCCTTGgtgttttcaaaacaaaaaaggggGTTGGTTTTAATCGTGTGGTATAGCGCCGCAAAGTGGTGTTTGTTTGTTACTCCTTTTAGCCACTAAGCGGCGTTAAacgaataaatgcaacttatttatctacggcggcaacgacagttgttataacatgggtgttctgtttcacatagCTCGTGCCGTTTTTACGTNNNNNNNNNNNNNNNNNNNNNNNNNNNNNNNNNNNNNNNNNNNNNNNNNNTATCCGTATAGATATAGTCTCAAGCACTCTTGTCCAAGATACATACTTTATCAAAGTTACATGTAcgtagtaactcataagtgggcatggggtgtatgaaactgaacacccatgttataacaattaccattgccctgccacgcgaggttaAACACAAACATGCATCTATTCTCTACGCAGTTTATTCTTAgtacacttcagtatactatggtttaTTGGTATATTCATTTCTTCAACTCGACATTCTGCATGAGGACTCACCTCTCCCGAGCAGCATTACCAACCGCGCTCCTTCGTCTTCGTTTCTTCGATCTTGTTTGACTGCTGCTCCGTTTCGTCATGACCCCATCTACGTTATATGAATCTAAACCCACAACTCTCTATGGTAAGCCTTGgtgttttcaaaacaaaaaaggggGTTGATTTTAATCGTGTGGTATAGCGCCGCAAAGTGGTGTTTGTTTGTTACTCCTTTTAGCCACTAAGCGGCGTTAAacgaataaatgcaacttatttatctacggcggcaacgacagttgttataacatgggtgttctgtttcacaca harbors:
- the LOC108950232 gene encoding transcription factor 24-like, which produces MTKRSSSQTRSKKRRRRSAVGNAARERDRIKTLRTAYNDLQRALPYIPPDTKLSKLEILMLASRYIRQLSTKLSGGVARCRSGRDTSYENFDKLIWQKPINEKQRKSHKSMKQQRKKWPIKAT